In Manis pentadactyla isolate mManPen7 chromosome 3, mManPen7.hap1, whole genome shotgun sequence, a single window of DNA contains:
- the INIP gene encoding SOSS complex subunit C isoform X2, with the protein MQNQSSTNHPGASIALPRPTLNKDFRDHAEQQHIAAQQKAALQHAHAHSSGYFITQDSAFGNLILPVLPRLEPE; encoded by the exons atGCAGAACCAATCTTCAACAAATCATCCTGGAGCTAG CATCGCACTCCCGAGACCCACTCTTAATAAGGACTTCCGGGACCATGCTGAGCAGCAGCACATTGCAGCCCAACAGAAGGCGGCTTTGCAG catgcacatgcacattcTTCCGGATACTTCATAACTCAAGACTCTGCATTTGGGAATCTGATTCTTCCTGTTTTACCTCGCCTTGAACCAGAATGA
- the INIP gene encoding SOSS complex subunit C isoform X1, translating to MAANPSGQGFQNKNRVAILAELDKEKRKLLMQNQSSTNHPGASIALPRPTLNKDFRDHAEQQHIAAQQKAALQHAHAHSSGYFITQDSAFGNLILPVLPRLEPE from the exons gttttcaaaacaaaaatagagtTGCAATCTTGGCAGAACtggacaaagagaaaagaaaattactaatGCAGAACCAATCTTCAACAAATCATCCTGGAGCTAG CATCGCACTCCCGAGACCCACTCTTAATAAGGACTTCCGGGACCATGCTGAGCAGCAGCACATTGCAGCCCAACAGAAGGCGGCTTTGCAG catgcacatgcacattcTTCCGGATACTTCATAACTCAAGACTCTGCATTTGGGAATCTGATTCTTCCTGTTTTACCTCGCCTTGAACCAGAATGA